From the Clostridium sp. Marseille-P299 genome, one window contains:
- a CDS encoding LysR family transcriptional regulator has translation MTFEQLKFYVEVYEQESFSFAAENLSISQSSLSKQIKSLENEIGNILFDTKNKRKFIITEAGHDFYNHAKKLIMEYEEMKSSMKKYLSLEKGHVSIASIPVKSQYGIIERLTKFINDHPHININFMEEDSDTIISQIHNNNIDVGLLYDSPKLDAVANTFTLGHDEFVAVVPSDHYLSNRKKISITDLKDEPFILLNAGSDLFYAVIDLCQENGFTPQIRFQNTRTATIVHMIEETKCVSILIKKIVEPMVNDNLKIVPLSETKKLKLVLAIPKGRAMKPSSLIFKNYMLEK, from the coding sequence ATGACATTTGAACAATTAAAATTTTATGTGGAAGTTTATGAGCAAGAAAGTTTTTCTTTTGCAGCTGAAAATCTTTCCATTTCTCAATCATCACTTTCCAAACAAATTAAATCCTTAGAAAATGAAATCGGCAACATTTTATTTGATACAAAAAATAAGAGAAAATTTATCATAACAGAAGCGGGCCATGACTTTTATAATCATGCAAAAAAACTTATTATGGAATATGAAGAAATGAAAAGTAGTATGAAAAAATATCTTTCATTAGAAAAGGGACATGTTTCTATTGCAAGTATTCCTGTGAAGAGTCAATATGGGATTATTGAAAGATTAACTAAATTTATTAATGATCATCCACACATTAATATAAATTTTATGGAAGAAGACAGTGATACGATAATCAGTCAAATTCATAATAATAATATTGATGTAGGACTTTTATATGATTCTCCAAAACTTGACGCGGTAGCAAATACTTTCACATTAGGACATGATGAATTTGTTGCTGTTGTTCCAAGTGATCATTATTTAAGTAATAGGAAGAAAATTAGCATTACGGATTTAAAGGATGAGCCGTTTATTCTATTAAATGCAGGTTCTGACTTATTTTACGCGGTAATTGATCTTTGTCAAGAGAATGGATTTACGCCACAAATTCGTTTCCAAAATACAAGAACAGCGACAATTGTACACATGATAGAAGAAACCAAATGTGTTTCCATATTAATAAAGAAAATAGTGGAGCCTATGGTTAATGATAACTTAAAAATTGTACCGCTATCAGAAACAAAAAAATTAAAGCTTGTATTAGCAATTCCAAAGGGGAGAGCGATGAAGCCATCGTCATTAATTTTTAAAAATTACATGCTGGAGAAATAA